A DNA window from Drosophila biarmipes strain raj3 chromosome 2R, RU_DBia_V1.1, whole genome shotgun sequence contains the following coding sequences:
- the LOC108029932 gene encoding paired box pox-neuro protein isoform X1: MPHTGQAGVNQLGGVFVNGRPLPDCVRRRIVDLALCGVRPCDISRQLLVSHGCVSKILTRFYETGSIRPGSIGGSKTKQVATPTVVKKIIRLKEENSGMFAWEIREQLQQQRVCDPSSVPSISSINRILRNSGLWTDEMTSSQQNAAAAAAAAAAAAAHQAGSGPPNGYGPQAPPPPVTVAPPTPAATPSVARYAKPPALMMSAAGEMPIKPAPKMPPTMGHGHNHGLNPSVSGLDLSYSALHKHWLWNPSLLYYTQAHIQAQAAASGGQFLPYAGGYLPHAMAAAAASSTSAMGGFTKSESSIDLSTPGAAGDALSDCDSGKSSPAALSLTASGGGNGAGSAPEASPGSTLSHSRKRNPYSIEELLKKPEKRLRLDSSRLECLESSSSCESSQDSPVPPPLEVPEDEDPAEGEDEQEEEDCSVEVVN, from the exons ATGCCGCATACAG GTCAAGCCGGAGTCAACCAACTGGGTGGAGTGTTTGTGAATGGGCGTCCCCTTCCGGACTGCGTGCGTCGCAGGATCGTGGACTTGGCCCTGTGCGGCGTGAGGCCCTGTGATATATCCCGCCAGCTCCTGGTTTCCCATG GTTGCGTTTCCAAAATACTGACGCGCTTCTATGAGACGGGCTCCATCCGACCCGGTTCCATCGGCGGGAGCAAGACCAAG CAagtggccacgcccaccgtgGTCAAGAAGATCATCCGGCTGAAGGAGGAGAACAGCGGCATGTTCGCGTGGGAGATTCgcgagcagctgcagcagcagcgggtCTGCGACCCCAGCTCGGTGCCCTCGATCAGCTCCATCAACCGGATTCTGCGCAACAGCGGCTTGTGGACTGACGAGATGACCTCCAGTCAGCAGAATGCGGCAGCcgcagctgcggcggcggcggcagcagcggctcATCAGGCGGGCAGCGGTCCACCGAATGGCTATGGCCCCCAAGCTCCTCCCCCTCCGGTGACCGTGGCCCCGCCCACTCCGGCAGCCACGCCCTCCGTCGCTCGCTATGCAAAACCGCCGGCGCTGATGATGAGTGCCGCCGGCGAGATGCCCATCAAACCCGCTCCCAAAATGCCGCCCACCATGGGGCATGGCCACAACCACGGCCTAAATCCCAGCGTTTCTGGCCTGGATCTGAGCTACTCCGCTCTGCACAAGCACTGGCTGTGGAATCCCTCCCTGCTGTACTACACCCAGGCGCACATTCAGGCCCAGGCGGCCGCTTCGGGTGGCCAGTTCCTGCCCTACGCCGGCGGCTACTTGCCCCATGCCATGGCTGCGGCGGCCGCCTCCTCCACATCGGCCATGGGTGGCTTCACCAAGTCGGAGAGCTCCATAGATCTCTCAACTCCCGGAGCCGCCGGCGATGCACTCAGCGACTGCGATTCCGGCAAGTCCTCCCCGGCAGCACTCTCACTAACCGCTTCTGGCGGGGGCAATGGAGCTGGTTCTGCTCCTGAGGCTTCTCCGGGTTCGACGCTCAGCCACAGTCGCAAGCGGAATCCCTACTCCATCGAGGAGCTGCTGAAGAAGCCGGAGAAACGTCTGCGCCTGGACAGCAGTCGACTTGAGTGCCTGGAGTCCAGTTCCAGCTGCGAAAGCAGCCAGGATAGTCCAGTTCCCCCGCCCCTGGAAGTGCCAGAGGATGAGGACCCCGCCGAGGGAGAGGacgagcaggaggaggaggactgcAGCGTGGAGGTGGTCAACTGA
- the LOC108029932 gene encoding paired box pox-neuro protein isoform X2: MFAWEIREQLQQQRVCDPSSVPSISSINRILRNSGLWTDEMTSSQQNAAAAAAAAAAAAAHQAGSGPPNGYGPQAPPPPVTVAPPTPAATPSVARYAKPPALMMSAAGEMPIKPAPKMPPTMGHGHNHGLNPSVSGLDLSYSALHKHWLWNPSLLYYTQAHIQAQAAASGGQFLPYAGGYLPHAMAAAAASSTSAMGGFTKSESSIDLSTPGAAGDALSDCDSGKSSPAALSLTASGGGNGAGSAPEASPGSTLSHSRKRNPYSIEELLKKPEKRLRLDSSRLECLESSSSCESSQDSPVPPPLEVPEDEDPAEGEDEQEEEDCSVEVVN, from the coding sequence ATGTTCGCGTGGGAGATTCgcgagcagctgcagcagcagcgggtCTGCGACCCCAGCTCGGTGCCCTCGATCAGCTCCATCAACCGGATTCTGCGCAACAGCGGCTTGTGGACTGACGAGATGACCTCCAGTCAGCAGAATGCGGCAGCcgcagctgcggcggcggcggcagcagcggctcATCAGGCGGGCAGCGGTCCACCGAATGGCTATGGCCCCCAAGCTCCTCCCCCTCCGGTGACCGTGGCCCCGCCCACTCCGGCAGCCACGCCCTCCGTCGCTCGCTATGCAAAACCGCCGGCGCTGATGATGAGTGCCGCCGGCGAGATGCCCATCAAACCCGCTCCCAAAATGCCGCCCACCATGGGGCATGGCCACAACCACGGCCTAAATCCCAGCGTTTCTGGCCTGGATCTGAGCTACTCCGCTCTGCACAAGCACTGGCTGTGGAATCCCTCCCTGCTGTACTACACCCAGGCGCACATTCAGGCCCAGGCGGCCGCTTCGGGTGGCCAGTTCCTGCCCTACGCCGGCGGCTACTTGCCCCATGCCATGGCTGCGGCGGCCGCCTCCTCCACATCGGCCATGGGTGGCTTCACCAAGTCGGAGAGCTCCATAGATCTCTCAACTCCCGGAGCCGCCGGCGATGCACTCAGCGACTGCGATTCCGGCAAGTCCTCCCCGGCAGCACTCTCACTAACCGCTTCTGGCGGGGGCAATGGAGCTGGTTCTGCTCCTGAGGCTTCTCCGGGTTCGACGCTCAGCCACAGTCGCAAGCGGAATCCCTACTCCATCGAGGAGCTGCTGAAGAAGCCGGAGAAACGTCTGCGCCTGGACAGCAGTCGACTTGAGTGCCTGGAGTCCAGTTCCAGCTGCGAAAGCAGCCAGGATAGTCCAGTTCCCCCGCCCCTGGAAGTGCCAGAGGATGAGGACCCCGCCGAGGGAGAGGacgagcaggaggaggaggactgcAGCGTGGAGGTGGTCAACTGA